The following coding sequences are from one Primulina eburnea isolate SZY01 chromosome 15, ASM2296580v1, whole genome shotgun sequence window:
- the LOC140813765 gene encoding uncharacterized protein isoform X1 has protein sequence MNMNNVQANKQCTSQHIQVYPKDNRPQIIKHYFSCYDPMQYPLIFPNGESGWHRKIARLNQMQKKMRPKPICRGQTIYDIQSSTNAAHGIQTENEDLSKRKTQRSTVSCREYYCYKLQIRENDKSFLLHIGRLLQQYVVDMYIKIETSRLDFFSTTDIQNRLRNDAYRGLLDSITQGCQTGLDVGKRIILPTSFIGGPRDMRKRYMDAITLVQRYGKPDIFLTTTSNPNWPEIKGLCLPFDEIQNRPDLTSRIFRAKLQVLKNELFNKEIFGHVLAYAYVIEFQKRGLPHAHFLLILNKASKLFHPEAFDRIVCAELPDPHARPYLFSLVVKHMMHGPCGSLNPTCPCMKNRSCKFNYPKEFSETTKYGTNSYPIYRRRNNNHSITIRGAQLDNRWVVPFNPYLLAKFNCHINVEICSTIQALKYIYKYIYKGHDKILYTLVANESYPVVDEIKNFQCARWISPPEAIWRIFKFELNHIHPSVICLPIHLENEQVVTFPSNQSLTSIANNLTLKKTMLTQFFFMNEYNEYAKKMKCLYIEFPEYFTWHSDSKEWEPRKKQEVIGRIYSCRPSDGEKFYLKLLLMHVPKPTSFKYLRTVNGETFSTFREAAQKLGLMEGDNTADMCIQEAATYLLHHALRQLFATVLVHCNPPNPKQLWLKYEDFLSEDFVQNKTLAADW, from the exons ATGAACATGAACAATGTACAAGCCAACAAACAATGTACAAGCCAACATATACAAGTTTATCCAAAAGATAATCGCCCTCAGATAATCAAACACTACTTTTCTTGTTATGATCCTATGCAATATCCTCTCATATTTCCTAATGGGGAATCTGGTTGGCATCGTAAAATTGCGAGGTTGAATCAAATGCAAAAAAAAATGCGCCCTAAACCGATATGCAGAGGCCAAACCATTTACGACATCCAAAGCTCCACAAATGCTGCACATGGCATACAAACTGAAAACGAAG ATTTGAGCAAGCGCAAAACTCAAAGGTCAACGGTATCATGTCGTGAGTATTACTGTTATAAGTTACAAATAAGAGAAAATGATAAATCTTTTCTATTGCATATTGGAAGGCTTCTTCAACAATATGTAGTTGATATGTACATCAAAATTGAAACATCGAGGTTAGATTTTTTCAGTACTACAGACATACAAAACCGTTTACGAAATGATGCCTATCGTGGTTTACTAGATAGTATTACACAAGGTTGCCAAACGGGCCTCGATGTTGGAAAACGCATAATCTTACCTACGTCATTTATTGGGGGACCTAGAGATATGCGTAAAAGATATATGGATGCTATAACTTTAGTTCAACGTTATGGAAAACCTGATATTTTCTTAACAACAACTTCGAATCCAAATTGGCCAGAAATAAAGGGTTTGTGTTTACcttttgatgaaatacaaaacAGGCCTGATTTAACCTCTCGAATATTTCGTGCAAAATTACAAGTTCTAAAAAACGAATTGTTTAACAAAGAAATTTTTGGTCATGTCCTTGCTTATGCTTACGTAATAGAATTCCAAAAACGAGGTTTACCTCATGCGCATTTTCTTCTTATTTTGAATAAAGCTTCAAAATTATTTCATCCTGAAGCATTTGATAGAATCGTTTGTGCTGAATTACCTGATCCGCATGCTCGACCATACCTATTTTCCCTTGTTGTTAAGCATATGATGCATGGACCTTGTGGCTCATTGAATCCAACATGCCCTTGTATGAAAAATAGATCATGTAAGTTTAATTACCCTAAAGAATTCTCCGAGACCACTAAATATGGAACAAATTCATACCCTATATATCGTCGGCGAAATAACAATCATTCCATTACTATTAGGGGGGCACAACTTGATAACCGTTGGGTTGTGCCTTTTAATCCATATCTCTTAGCCAAATTTAATTGTCACATTAATGTTGAAATATGTTCCACTATTCAGGctctaaaatatatatacaaatacATTTACAAGGGTCATGATAAGATTCTATATACATTAGTTGCAAATGAGAGCTATCCCGTAGTTGATGAAATTAAAAACTTCCAGTGTGCAAGATGGATTTCACCACCTGAAGCAATTTGGCGTATTTTCAAATTTGAGCTAAATCATATACATCCATCCGTAATATGTTTACCAATTCATTTAGAGAATGAACAAGTAGTTACTTTCCCTTCTAATCAATCTCTTACGAGCATTGCCAACAACTTAACACTCAAAAAAACTATGCTaacacaattttttttcatgaatgaataCAATGAATAtgcaaaaaaaatgaaatgctTGTATATTGAATTTCCTGAATACTTTACGTGGCATAGTGATTCAAAAGAATGGGAACCACGTAAAAAACAAGAGGTTATAGGGCGGATTTATAGTTGTCGTCCCTCAGATggtgaaaaattttatttaaagttgTTGTTAATGCATGTGCCAAAACCTACCTCTTTTAAATACCTAAGGACAGTCAATGGTGAAACATTTTCTACATTTAGAGAAGCTGCACAAAAGCTAGGTTTAATGGAGGGAGACAACACTGCTGATATGTGTATCCAAGAGGCTGCTACTTACTTACTACATCATGCTTTGCGTCAACTGTTTGCTACTGTCCTTGTTCATTGTAATCCACCCAATCCGAAACAATTGTGGCTAAAATACGAAGATTTTCTTTCCGAAGATTTTGTGCAAAACAAAACTCTGGCTGCCGATTGGTAG
- the LOC140813765 gene encoding uncharacterized protein isoform X2: MNMNNVQANKQCTSQHIQVYPKDNRPQIIKHYFSCYDPMQYPLIFPNGESGWHRKIARLNQMQKKMRPKPICRGQTIYDIQSSTNAAHGIQTENEDLSKRKTQRSTVSCREYYCYKLQIRENDKSFLLHIGRLLQQYVVDMYIKIETSRLDFFSTTDIQNRLRNDAYRGLLDSITQGCQTGLDVGKRIILPTSFIGGPRDMRKRYMDAITLVQRYGKPDIFLTTTSNPNWPEIKGLCLPFDEIQNRPDLTSRIFRAKLQVLKNELFNKEIFGHVLAYAYVIEFQKRGLPHAHFLLILNKASKLFHPEAFDRIVCAELPDPHARPYLFSLVVKHMMHGPCGSLNPTCPCMKNRS, translated from the exons ATGAACATGAACAATGTACAAGCCAACAAACAATGTACAAGCCAACATATACAAGTTTATCCAAAAGATAATCGCCCTCAGATAATCAAACACTACTTTTCTTGTTATGATCCTATGCAATATCCTCTCATATTTCCTAATGGGGAATCTGGTTGGCATCGTAAAATTGCGAGGTTGAATCAAATGCAAAAAAAAATGCGCCCTAAACCGATATGCAGAGGCCAAACCATTTACGACATCCAAAGCTCCACAAATGCTGCACATGGCATACAAACTGAAAACGAAG ATTTGAGCAAGCGCAAAACTCAAAGGTCAACGGTATCATGTCGTGAGTATTACTGTTATAAGTTACAAATAAGAGAAAATGATAAATCTTTTCTATTGCATATTGGAAGGCTTCTTCAACAATATGTAGTTGATATGTACATCAAAATTGAAACATCGAGGTTAGATTTTTTCAGTACTACAGACATACAAAACCGTTTACGAAATGATGCCTATCGTGGTTTACTAGATAGTATTACACAAGGTTGCCAAACGGGCCTCGATGTTGGAAAACGCATAATCTTACCTACGTCATTTATTGGGGGACCTAGAGATATGCGTAAAAGATATATGGATGCTATAACTTTAGTTCAACGTTATGGAAAACCTGATATTTTCTTAACAACAACTTCGAATCCAAATTGGCCAGAAATAAAGGGTTTGTGTTTACcttttgatgaaatacaaaacAGGCCTGATTTAACCTCTCGAATATTTCGTGCAAAATTACAAGTTCTAAAAAACGAATTGTTTAACAAAGAAATTTTTGGTCATGTCCTTGCTTATGCTTACGTAATAGAATTCCAAAAACGAGGTTTACCTCATGCGCATTTTCTTCTTATTTTGAATAAAGCTTCAAAATTATTTCATCCTGAAGCATTTGATAGAATCGTTTGTGCTGAATTACCTGATCCGCATGCTCGACCATACCTATTTTCCCTTGTTGTTAAGCATATGATGCATGGACCTTGTGGCTCATTGAATCCAACATGCCCTTGTATGAAAAATAGATCAT AG